One Ostrea edulis chromosome 2, xbOstEdul1.1, whole genome shotgun sequence genomic region harbors:
- the LOC130051738 gene encoding neuronal acetylcholine receptor subunit alpha-3-like, with protein MLAFLITMAFKLPPESGGRMGFSLTVLLAYAVYLTIVSANLPTTSLTISVLSIYLLLTLTAGTLSIGASIMVLRCHCKKEDEPVPSWIQKKYNGFLGKFAGVTKSASYAKVHNIACVEVAELDTKKKIKTDVGNKQEIMSNTATSVNTEKTIPDWPKVTVFLDEFFFRAFFLFTVIEQVLFLVVFLFGYINH; from the exons ATGCTGGCTTTCCTGATTACCATGGCGTTCAAGTTGCCACCAGAGAGTGGAGGGAGGATGGGGTTTTCTCTGACAGTGCTACTAGCCTACGCAGTCTACCTAACCATTGTTTCTGCAAATTTACCGACCACCTCCCTCACCATCTCAGTATTGT CTATCTACTTGCTATTGACATTAACGGCAGGAACACTGTCCATAGGAGCATCAATTATGGTTCTTCGTTGTCACTGTAAAAAAGAAGACGAACCAGTGCCATCATGGATCCAGAAAAAGTACAACGGATTCTTAGGAAAATTTGCTGGAGTGACCAAATCGGCATCTTATGCAAAAGTTCACAACATTGCATGTGTAGAGGTAGCAGAGTTAGATaccaaaaagaaaatcaaaacagACGTCGGAAATAAACAGGAGATCATGTCAAATACCGCTACATCAGTCAATACGGAAAAAACTATTCCTGACTGGCCGAAAGTAACTGTTTTCCTTGATGAGTTCTTTTTCAGGGCATTCTTTCTGTTCACAGTCATAGAACAAGTTCTCTTTCTGGTAGTTTTTCTCTTTGGATATATCAACCATTAG